In one window of Rivularia sp. PCC 7116 DNA:
- a CDS encoding protelomerase family protein, whose protein sequence is MKEKIHVLTNIMSHQYTNEELTSLTKKEVYAIARKLADAQTTPQAAISKYSKDKLVDYIEEVQKMAIQSVEAQDKVETANAEAIPTPEEFFERVKRYNTKLEIHRACNELLEKLETEYAPSTVSKKLTYYKKPFYTFTHEKEELNEIITTTKGANKQSIAANLLKLSQEQNKVLNESREESELARKGVTAEGEIREVELPEVEIKKVIEKAIPLLKADQPELITCGILPLIGLRRNEQQMPYRTYLIDGELVDIQREFKVVGKFLIAVQGLSKKHGDRSWFLRPTLVPAEMIIEAQKRFLTFPKVRELTGDYEKFNDSALRKSTDRRFKEIWGDEFSTIEAYSEKGVKIDNNASTHKSRAFYIWALFPVLKYNKYNLKQAKAYLQRCLGHDDSKDTEKYFNRYDENQFTQGVDIEIPLNLKEVGKATEEKVFELAKEWEEEKLLEAQEKAEAEAEVKQEQLENLSSSFEGESKESSEETPLDKFIEEVIKGLSNKLQAEFSRLSVATKNPAKALTILINNLEKINTPPPKKVDIVEDSLKEIFGGIFLYNSAQPEDRDKVYPTYSLVNKIYSKLLDKEVGVTVYQRVFDELKTDIEEKVRLQNITEKQNNFHRKRMPQTIVKIVQYVDHV, encoded by the coding sequence ATGAAAGAAAAAATTCACGTACTCACTAATATTATGTCACACCAATACACCAACGAAGAATTAACCAGCTTGACCAAGAAAGAAGTTTACGCGATCGCCCGTAAACTAGCTGATGCCCAAACCACACCACAGGCAGCTATATCAAAGTATTCCAAAGATAAATTAGTAGATTATATAGAAGAGGTACAGAAAATGGCTATACAAAGTGTAGAAGCTCAAGATAAGGTAGAGACTGCTAATGCCGAAGCTATTCCAACTCCAGAAGAATTTTTTGAAAGGGTGAAACGATATAACACCAAATTAGAGATACATCGCGCTTGTAATGAATTGCTGGAAAAGCTTGAAACAGAATATGCTCCTTCCACAGTTAGTAAAAAATTGACCTACTACAAAAAACCTTTCTACACTTTCACTCACGAAAAAGAAGAGTTAAACGAAATTATCACCACTACAAAAGGTGCTAACAAACAGTCTATAGCTGCTAATTTATTGAAGCTATCCCAAGAACAAAACAAAGTATTAAACGAAAGTAGAGAAGAAAGTGAACTAGCTAGAAAGGGCGTTACCGCAGAGGGCGAAATAAGAGAAGTTGAACTGCCAGAAGTAGAAATTAAAAAGGTAATAGAGAAAGCTATACCCTTACTAAAAGCCGACCAGCCAGAACTAATAACTTGTGGAATATTGCCCTTAATTGGGCTTAGAAGAAACGAGCAGCAGATGCCTTACAGAACTTATTTAATAGATGGGGAACTTGTAGATATACAGCGAGAATTTAAAGTAGTTGGAAAGTTTTTGATAGCTGTACAAGGACTTTCTAAAAAACACGGCGATCGCTCATGGTTTCTTCGACCAACTCTAGTACCAGCGGAAATGATTATTGAAGCTCAGAAGAGATTTTTAACTTTTCCTAAAGTTCGGGAACTTACTGGCGATTACGAAAAATTCAACGACTCTGCTTTGAGAAAATCTACTGATAGGCGTTTTAAAGAAATCTGGGGTGACGAATTTTCCACAATTGAAGCTTACAGCGAAAAAGGGGTGAAAATTGATAACAACGCCAGTACTCACAAGTCTAGAGCGTTTTATATTTGGGCGTTATTCCCGGTTTTAAAGTACAACAAATACAATCTAAAACAAGCTAAAGCCTATTTACAAAGGTGTTTGGGTCACGATGATTCAAAAGATACTGAAAAGTATTTTAATAGATATGATGAGAATCAATTCACTCAAGGAGTTGATATAGAAATCCCGTTAAATCTAAAGGAGGTCGGTAAAGCTACGGAAGAAAAAGTGTTTGAACTTGCCAAAGAGTGGGAAGAAGAAAAGCTTCTTGAAGCTCAAGAAAAAGCTGAAGCTGAAGCGGAAGTTAAACAAGAACAGCTTGAAAATTTAAGTAGTTCTTTTGAAGGTGAAAGTAAAGAATCTTCTGAAGAAACTCCTTTAGATAAGTTTATAGAAGAAGTGATAAAAGGATTGTCTAATAAATTACAAGCTGAATTCTCCAGACTATCGGTAGCTACTAAAAATCCTGCTAAAGCTCTTACTATCTTGATAAATAATCTAGAAAAAATTAACACTCCTCCGCCTAAGAAAGTTGATATCGTTGAAGATAGTTTAAAGGAAATTTTTGGAGGAATATTTCTTTATAATTCTGCTCAACCTGAAGACCGTGATAAAGTATATCCAACCTATTCTTTAGTGAATAAAATCTACTCAAAACTGTTGGATAAAGAAGTGGGAGTTACCGTTTATCAGCGAGTTTTTGACGAATTAAAGACTGATATTGAGGAGAAAGTTCGGCTTCAAAATATCACCGAAAAACAAAATAACTTCCACAGGAAAAGGATGCCCCAAACAATTGTTAAAATAGTTCAGTACGTTGACCATGTTTAA
- a CDS encoding helix-turn-helix domain-containing protein has protein sequence MKFKLREIREARGYTRQKLAEECKVSISTIQDYENDTRKQFARELLIRFCELLDCTPNDLFEITDNAKAA, from the coding sequence ATGAAATTTAAGTTGAGAGAGATTAGAGAAGCTAGAGGGTATACCCGTCAAAAGTTAGCGGAAGAGTGCAAAGTGTCTATATCAACGATTCAGGATTATGAAAATGACACTCGCAAACAGTTCGCCCGAGAGTTACTTATCCGATTTTGTGAATTGCTCGATTGCACACCCAACGATCTGTTTGAGATTACAGATAATGCTAAAGCCGCATAG
- a CDS encoding Terminase-like family protein, with protein sequence MNPSPKQIEKYYGRDDLLPLPEKWVDFAPLTLIRSGGQVIPFIPFAYQKKIIELAGKYNKIICIKSRQLGYTELWQNYALFEACTNPGTSAFLFLRNGVDASTSSRRTKLMMRGLVDYVRAANDSVYLLKIAGGGEVNFKNSGAEGARGANSSTFLLFDESAFIPSIAQIYGSSVPSGAMSDAIGKKPCLKVIQSTPSARSGWYWDQLSQNNGDRDIEEIIDSVVNGELYNENIPGFYWFEDDVGACKIVCHWSANEVYRKIPDFLEWRKKEDGTDEETIQREYQLKFNDQQVAVFDFGAVKSCAVGEWQATPEEGSIIYAGLDTATTGEDYVVLQVLAFKNGKYSLIHTYSKRKQTMEHHLFQICKVIEHYKIRKCGVEVTGGVGQVYYEKLVEEFRGKGIEFERLKTTQETKQKRISDFILALEKRSLIYPEKSNLVSELLSFRREGTKLSASHGKHDDEIMSLSFAYAVATSTEEVEWREQEYLDSLNPEEKLNYYQKLLESE encoded by the coding sequence GTGAATCCTTCCCCAAAGCAGATCGAAAAATATTATGGTCGCGACGATTTACTTCCACTACCAGAGAAGTGGGTGGACTTTGCACCTTTGACCTTAATTCGTTCTGGTGGTCAAGTAATTCCCTTTATTCCTTTTGCTTACCAAAAGAAAATTATCGAATTGGCTGGAAAGTACAACAAAATAATTTGTATCAAATCGCGCCAACTTGGGTATACGGAGTTATGGCAAAATTACGCTTTATTTGAAGCCTGCACAAATCCCGGAACGTCAGCTTTTTTGTTTTTACGTAATGGCGTTGATGCGTCAACTTCCAGCCGAAGAACCAAGTTGATGATGCGCGGATTGGTAGATTACGTGAGGGCTGCCAACGACAGCGTTTATTTGCTTAAGATTGCTGGCGGTGGAGAGGTGAACTTTAAAAATAGTGGAGCCGAAGGGGCTAGGGGTGCGAACTCTAGCACTTTTTTACTGTTCGACGAATCAGCCTTTATCCCCTCAATAGCCCAAATATATGGTTCAAGCGTGCCATCCGGCGCTATGTCTGATGCTATAGGTAAAAAACCTTGTCTTAAAGTAATTCAAAGCACTCCTTCAGCCCGTTCTGGTTGGTATTGGGATCAATTGTCCCAAAACAATGGCGATCGCGATATCGAAGAAATTATAGATAGCGTGGTCAATGGCGAACTGTATAACGAAAATATACCCGGATTTTACTGGTTTGAAGATGATGTAGGTGCTTGCAAAATAGTATGTCATTGGTCAGCCAACGAAGTGTACAGAAAAATCCCTGATTTTTTAGAGTGGAGGAAAAAAGAGGATGGTACAGATGAGGAGACAATACAACGTGAATATCAATTAAAGTTCAATGACCAGCAGGTAGCAGTATTCGATTTTGGGGCGGTAAAATCTTGTGCTGTGGGTGAGTGGCAAGCTACCCCAGAAGAAGGGTCAATTATTTACGCTGGTTTAGATACCGCCACCACCGGCGAAGATTATGTAGTACTACAAGTTTTAGCCTTTAAGAACGGAAAGTACTCCTTAATCCACACTTACTCAAAACGGAAGCAAACAATGGAACATCATTTATTCCAAATTTGCAAAGTAATTGAACACTATAAAATTAGAAAGTGTGGGGTAGAAGTTACCGGCGGCGTGGGGCAAGTTTATTATGAAAAATTAGTTGAAGAATTTAGAGGTAAAGGTATTGAATTTGAACGTTTAAAAACTACTCAAGAAACTAAGCAAAAGCGTATATCCGATTTCATTTTAGCTTTAGAAAAACGCTCTTTAATTTACCCGGAAAAATCTAATCTAGTTAGCGAATTATTATCATTTCGCCGAGAAGGCACAAAACTCAGCGCCTCACACGGTAAGCATGACGACGAAATTATGTCCCTTTCTTTTGCTTATGCGGTCGCGACTTCCACCGAAGAAGTTGAGTGGCGAGAACAAGAATACTTAGATTCTTTAAACCCCGAAGAAAAGTTAAATTATTATCAGAAATTACTGGAAAGTGAATAA